ACGTCGGTGGCCGAGGAGCTCTTGGCGCTGGCGCGCGAGCGCGGCGTCGACCTCGTCGTGGTGACGGCCAGCCTGCGCCAGCTGTCGGGCCGGCCGTTCCTCGGTCACGGCGTCGAGCACCTGCTCGAGGAGGCGGAGAGCACGCTCGTCATGGTCGCGACGCCGCCCGGATGGGGCGGCGCTCGCACCGCCTGAGGCGGGGTCTCAGGCGCCGGCGCCGCCGCCGCGGCGTACGAACACGACCGTGGCCCAGTCCGGGCGCTCGCCGTCGTCGCCGTCCGGCGGCGCGGACGCCGGCAGCGAGCCGAGCACGCTCGCCGCCTCGTGCGCCAGCGTCTCGAGCGGCCCCGCCAGGCGGTGGAGCGGCTCACGCGCCTCCGACCCCGCGAGCGTCGCGAGCCGGTCTGCGATCGTGCGCAGCAGCACCACCGCCGCGTCTCGCTGTCCCTCGATGCGCCTCGCGGCCAACTCGTCCATGTCAGCCCCTTTCCCCCGGCGCGGAGGCGTACGCCCCGTGGCCGACCGCGTCAAGACGCGTCATTCGACGCCGCGACGGGGTGGCGGCACGGCGGGCGCGTGCCGCAGGTGGCGCGACAGATCGCCGACCAGATCGACGTGGATCGTGCGTGAGGCGAAGCGCCATCCGCGCCCGTCGCGGACGAAGGCGTCGTCGTACCGAGGGTCGCGGCCCCCGACGCGCCCGCCGACGCCGGTTCGACGTCTTCGACGTCGAGGGCGCGGCCCCCGCAGACCTGCTGGCGGTGACGCGGCGCAGCCCGTCGCTCGCGTTGCACGGCCTCGAGGGGCACGCCGCCCGGTCCGTCGTGTCCCTGCCGTCGAATCACGGCGGATCGACGGCGGTGCTCGGCGGGAGCCCGACGGCAGGGGCGATTCGTCTAGTGCGCCCGGAGGGAGTCGAACCCCCAACCCTCAGGTTCGAAGCCTGATGCTCTATCCGGTTGAGCTACGGGCGCAGCGCGGAAGGACGCGGGCTTAGCAGCGGCGCACCCGACGCGGCAACCCCGTTGGTAGAACTTGCGCGAGCGAGGCCGGAACCTACGCGGGCACAGGCCCGGATCCACGCGGGAAAGCCCTCGCCGGCCGTGGCATGCGCGTTGCTCAACCGTGCATGGCGATACCTCATCCCAGGCCCTACGACCCCGAGCCTTCCGCGGCGATGCCGACCGGTGCGTCGCCGCGACGTCACGTGCCCGCGTCGCGCGTGCCCGAGGCGGAGGCGACCACGGGCGGTGCGCGGCGGCTCGACGTCGCGCCCGAGCCGGAGTCGATGCCGGAGGCAGAGGGACACCAGTCGACCACCTCGTTCGCGATCGCCGTCGGGCTGGCGCTCCTCGGCGTCGTCCTGCTGTTCGTGAGTCCGATCCTCGGCGCCGCGGCGCTCGGCTTCAGCGTGGCGGCGCTGCTCTGGGCGGCGTACGGGCTCGGCATCGAGGCGTGGCGCGCGGAGCGTCAGATGCGACGCCGGCCGCACCCGAGCGCTCCCGACGGCATGCCCGAGTAGCGCTGCGTCTTGCCGGCTCCGCCGGCACCGACATAGGCGCCGGCGGAGCCGATGTCCGATTCCGACGCCCACCGCGCGATCGCCGCGCTCGTGTACGCCTATGCCGAGCGCATCGACGCCGGTGACCTCGACGGCGTCGTCGATCTCCTCGCCGAGGCGTATGGTGCTCGGCGGCGGTGCCCGGCGGCGTGCGCGGTCGCGACGCCATCCGCGCCCGCTACGCCGACGTGCTGCTCTACGACGGCGTACCCGCGACCCAGCACGTGGTGACGAACCTCGTCGTCGACGCGCACGGGGACGACGCCACCGCGCGCTCGCGCTTCACCGTCTTCCAGGCGTGTCCCGACTTTCCGCTGCAGGCGATCGTCACCGGCGCATCTTTGTGGGCTGACGGCTCGTCCCGTCGAGGCTAGTCCCATGGCGGGAGGTCGGATGGCCGGGACCGTGAGCGCGCGCATGCGGGGTTGGTGGGAACGGTGGCGGCGCCAGACCCCATCGAGCGTGCTTGCGGCAGGGGGCCCGGTCGTGGTCGCCGCGGCGGAACGAGTCGTCGATCGGGTGCGCCGCCACGGCGCCACGTGGATCAGCGAGGAGAGCACCGTCGCGAGGGTGCTGGCGATCCGGCGGCACGCGGGCCGTGCGGCTCGCGCGGCGGAGCTGGTGGTCGAGGCCCCGTTGGTGGCGCGCGCGTACCGCTACGCCGCCGTGCGCATGGACGCTCCGCCGTCCGCGAGCTTCGCCCGGCTGTCGTGGTACGGAACGGGCGGGCGTGCCCAGGTCGTGTGGCGGCTCGGGTCGGGTTCCGCGACGTGGGTCGTCGACCTGCGCGGCACCGCGTGGGACGGGGCAGGTGCCCTGGCGCGGCTCGAGGTCGCCGCGGATGTCCGGGACGGCGTGCGCCTCGAGTGGTGTGCGCTCCTCGGCGACCTCGGTCAGCTCGGGGGCGGCGACCTGCGCTGGGACCTCGCGTCGCGGCATCTCCGAGGGGTCGGCGTCGAATGCGGCGCGCTCCAGCATCCGCTGCCGTTGCCGCCGCAGGCGCGTGTTTTCTATCTCGACCGCCTGACGGCCGCCGGCGCGCGCGCGGACTATCCCGAGCTGGACGGTCATCCGCTGACCGTCCCGAACGTCGTGGGCGATGTGCAGCGACTGCCGTTGCGTACCGCCAGCGTCGACTTCCATGTCGGCAATCATCTCCTCGAGCACGCGCGGGATCCGATCGGCGGGCTCGAGGAGATGCTCCGGGTGGTGCGCCCGGGGGGTGTTCTGTACGTGTCGGTCCCGGACTGCGCCAATCCCCTCGATCGCCTCCGTCCCGTGACGCCGTTCGAGCATCTGCTCGCGGACCACGAGGTCGAGCACGATCGTGCGGCGGAGGATGCCGCGCACTACCGCGAGGCGCTGCGGAGCGCCCACCCGACGATGGCACGCGCGGAGCTCGACGATTTCGTCGGCCGGATGTGGGCACAGTCCTACAGCATCCACTTCCACACCTTCGACGAGCCTGCCTTCCGCGCGCTCCTACGCTGGGTCGGAGAGCGGTGCGGGGCACGCGTCATCGAGTTCGCGCGCAATCCCGGATCCGAGTTCGACGAGTACGTCGCCTGTCTGCGCCGCGTCGCCTGATCGTCGCACCCGCACGCGTCCCGCCGCGGGCGGCGCGGCGGCTGCCGCATCCCCGCCGGCCTGCTAGACCCGTCGCGTGACCAAGCTCCTCCTCACCATGCTCCTCCTCGTGTGCTCGAATCTGTTCATGACCGCGGCGTGGTACGGGCATCTGCGCTTCGCGAGTGCACCGGTGGTGGTGGCGATCCTGGTCAGCTGGGGCATCGCGCTCTTCGAGTACTGCTTCCAGGTGCCGGCGAACCGCATCGGCTACCAGGTCGCGTCGGCCTATCAGCTGAAGATCATCCAGGAGGCCGTGTCTCTGCTGGTCTTCATGGGCTTCGCGGCGTTCTGGCTGGGGGAGGGGCCGCAGCCGAAGTACGTCCTCTCCTTCCTGCTCGTGCTGGCAGCGGTGGCGGTGGCGCGATGACACGTCGGGGGCTGACAGCGCCTGCGACGGGGGTAGGCTCGGCGGCGTACCGGCAGGCGGCTGCCGGGTCGTCGCGTGCCGCGCGATCATCTGCATCGGGTTCTGCTCGTCGGCTGGCCGGCGGACGTTCGCGCCGCCCACGACCTCGTGTTTCGACGCCACGGGGTGGGTGTCCGGGTCGCGGACGGCGAGACGGAGATGCTGGCCCGCCTCGCCGATGCCTCGCCCTGCCTCGTCCTCCTGTACCTCGGCCCGTCTGTCGATGCGGCCACGCATCTTCGCCGGCGCATGCTCGTGCACGGCCACGCGGGGGTGCCGGCTGCCTTCGTCACGACCTCGCGCTATCCGCCCCGCCCGCCGCCGGACCTCGGCCTCGTCGGCGTGCTGTCGCTCGACGACGCCATCGACCTGGCCGCGGCCATCGCGACCTGCTGCCGGGTGCGCACGCGCGACCGGGGTTGAGGGGGACGCGGTGCCCGCACTACAGTCGGACGCGTGGCCGTTCGCGTGACGACGCACGCCGCCCCGACGGGCGGGTTCCGCTTCTGCGAGGCCCGCTTGCCGCATCTCGCCGGCGTGGCCGACGTGCTGTGGCACTTCGCGGGGCCCACGACCGCGGCGCGCAAACGCATCCTGCCGAGCGCGACCCTGGAGCTGCTGGTGAACCTCGGCGATCCGTACGTCGCCCACGAGCGCGACGGCGACCGCACCCTGCGGTGCGCGTGGGTCGCGGGCGTGCACACGACCGCCGCGGTGTGCTCGCAGCCCGCGCGGCAGGACGTGCTGGGCGTGCGGCTGCGTCCCGCGGCGGCGGCCGCCGTGCTCGGCGTGCCCGTCGGCACGCTCGCCGAGCGGACGGTCGCTCTCGACGACGTCCTCGGCCGCGAGGCCGGGGCGCTCGCCGAGCGCTGCCACGCGGCGCGCTCGATGGAGGCGCGACTGCGCGTCGTCGCCGACTGGGTGCAGGACCGCGTCCGCAAGGCGCACTCGGTGGCGCGGCCGATCGTGTGGGCGACGGCGGAGATCGTGCGGCGCGGCGGGGCGGTGCCGATCGCGGAGCTGCGCGAGGAGACGGGGTTCTCGAAGGCGCGCCTCGTCGGCGGCTTCCGCGAGCACGTCGGCGTGTCGCCGAAGGTCTACGCCCGGCTCGTGCGCTTCCGCCGCGTGAGCGAGCTGCTCCAGCGCGGCGGCATGCCGCTCGCCGAGGTCGCGCTCGCGGCCGGCTACTACGATCAGCCGCACATGACGTCCGACTTCCATGCCCTGAGCGGCCTCACGCCCACGGCGTTCCTGGCCGCCCGCCACCCGGTCGGCGACGGCTCGACGGCCCGCGACGCCGTCGGCTGAGCTCGCTCAGCGCGGCAAGCCCTCGCTCGCGAGCCAGCTCTTGATCGTCTTCGTGACCAGCGCCGGTGCGTCGTGCTGCACGAAATGCGCGGCCTCCGGCACGGTGACCAGCGTCACGCCGCGCGCGACCCAGTTCCACATGCCGTCGAGACAGTCGGCGAGCAGGAACTGATCGCGCAGACCGTGAATGACGAGCGTCGGCATGGTCACCGCCGGCAGCGGCAGGTCGGCGTACGGCGCGCGCGGGTAGTTGGCCTTGTAGTAGGCGACCATGCCTTCGAAGCTCGAGCGCCGGAAGGCCTCGGCGTAGCGCGCGCGCACGGTGGGGTCGGCGAACCCGGATGCGAGGCTCTCCGGGGTGAGCCCGAGGTGCGAGCCCTCCTGCTGGAAGAACCGGGCGTAGGCGCTGTTCGCCTCCTGCCGCGGGTTCTCGCGCAGCTCGCGCAGGAGGCCGCGCGGGTGCGGGGAGTTGAGGATGATGAGACGCGTCGTCATCTCGGGGCGCGTCATGGCGAAGCTCCAGGCGACCGCGCCGCCCCAGTCGTGGCCGACGACGATCGCTTCCGTGGCGCGGTTCGCGCGGATGACGGCGGCGACGTCGTTCACGAGCAGGCCGAGAGCGTACGATGCGACGCCGCTCGGCTGACCGCTCAGGTTGTAGCCGCGGAGGTCCATCGCCACGACGCGGTAGCGCCGCGAGAGCGGGGCCATCTGGTCGCGCCACGAGTACCAGAAGTCCGGGAAGCCGTGGATCATGACGATCAGCGGCCCGCGTCGCCCGAGCGCGGCATAGTGGATCGGGACGCCGTCGCTGTCGGCGTAGCCGTGGCGGACGCGCGTGAAGACGTCGCTGCGCGGCGCGGCCGCGGCCGAGGCGGCGAGGACGAGGGCGAGGACGACGACGAGCAGGGCACGCATCGGGCGAGACCTGTAGCACGCCGTGCCCGCGCACGGGGATCTCGGAAGCCCGAGCGGTCGGAGCGCGGGTGCGAACCCCCCGGCGCCGCTTGCACAGGCGGGGAGCGCACGGCAGCTTCGGCCGGATGCGCGGGGGGCGGGGGCGACTGGTCCTGGCGACGGCCGTCGTCGTGCTCCTGCG
The sequence above is a segment of the bacterium genome. Coding sequences within it:
- a CDS encoding nuclear transport factor 2 family protein, with the translated sequence MPGGVRGRDAIRARYADVLLYDGVPATQHVVTNLVVDAHGDDATARSRFTVFQACPDFPLQAIVTGASLWADGSSRRG
- a CDS encoding methyltransferase domain-containing protein yields the protein MRRHGATWISEESTVARVLAIRRHAGRAARAAELVVEAPLVARAYRYAAVRMDAPPSASFARLSWYGTGGRAQVVWRLGSGSATWVVDLRGTAWDGAGALARLEVAADVRDGVRLEWCALLGDLGQLGGGDLRWDLASRHLRGVGVECGALQHPLPLPPQARVFYLDRLTAAGARADYPELDGHPLTVPNVVGDVQRLPLRTASVDFHVGNHLLEHARDPIGGLEEMLRVVRPGGVLYVSVPDCANPLDRLRPVTPFEHLLADHEVEHDRAAEDAAHYREALRSAHPTMARAELDDFVGRMWAQSYSIHFHTFDEPAFRALLRWVGERCGARVIEFARNPGSEFDEYVACLRRVA
- a CDS encoding DMT family protein, which gives rise to MLLLVCSNLFMTAAWYGHLRFASAPVVVAILVSWGIALFEYCFQVPANRIGYQVASAYQLKIIQEAVSLLVFMGFAAFWLGEGPQPKYVLSFLLVLAAVAVAR
- a CDS encoding helix-turn-helix transcriptional regulator; translated protein: MAVRVTTHAAPTGGFRFCEARLPHLAGVADVLWHFAGPTTAARKRILPSATLELLVNLGDPYVAHERDGDRTLRCAWVAGVHTTAAVCSQPARQDVLGVRLRPAAAAAVLGVPVGTLAERTVALDDVLGREAGALAERCHAARSMEARLRVVADWVQDRVRKAHSVARPIVWATAEIVRRGGAVPIAELREETGFSKARLVGGFREHVGVSPKVYARLVRFRRVSELLQRGGMPLAEVALAAGYYDQPHMTSDFHALSGLTPTAFLAARHPVGDGSTARDAVG
- a CDS encoding alpha/beta hydrolase codes for the protein MRALLVVVLALVLAASAAAAPRSDVFTRVRHGYADSDGVPIHYAALGRRGPLIVMIHGFPDFWYSWRDQMAPLSRRYRVVAMDLRGYNLSGQPSGVASYALGLLVNDVAAVIRANRATEAIVVGHDWGGAVAWSFAMTRPEMTTRLIILNSPHPRGLLRELRENPRQEANSAYARFFQQEGSHLGLTPESLASGFADPTVRARYAEAFRRSSFEGMVAYYKANYPRAPYADLPLPAVTMPTLVIHGLRDQFLLADCLDGMWNWVARGVTLVTVPEAAHFVQHDAPALVTKTIKSWLASEGLPR